GCCCTCTGCGGTGATATAGCGGGAGCCGCGCGGACGCGGCGGTCTCCATCTTCCCATAGGTTTACTAAATGCCTCTTAGCTGTAGGGATGCGCTGTTAAAGGTTTTCAATGGTGATTCCTGGGCCGGCTTCTGCCAGCGGGAACTTGAATATACGACTATAGAACTCGAGTTCGCCTTCAAGTGCCATCTTGATGCTGTCGCCACTCCTGAATCCGTGACCTTCATTTGCGAAGGTGATATAGGCAACAGGAATACCGCGCTCCTTGAGGGCTTTCACCATGGTTTCTGCCTGGTTGGGTGGTACTACCTTATCTTCCATGCCCTGGAAGAAGATTACCGGGCAGCTCAGTTGCTCCACATGATTGATGGGAGAGCGCTCAAAATAAATTTGCTCGGCAGATGGCCAGGGGCCCACCAGTTTATCCAGGTAGCGGGATTCAAATTTGTGCGTGTCTTTGGCAAGGCTGCTCAATTCACCGATGCCATAATGGCTGGCGCCGGCCTTAAAGGTATCGTGATAGGTGAGCGCGGCGAGTACCGTATAACCGCCAGCACTGCCGCCTTTAATTAACAGCCGTTCAGGATCTGCCAGGCCTCGCTCAACCAGGTACTCGGCACCTGCACAGACGTCCTCGACATCATAAATTCCCCATTTATCGGTGAGGCGATCTCGATATTCACGCCCATACCCTGTGCTGCCGGAATAATTTACATCCAGAATGGCAAAGCCGCGGCTGGTCCAATATTGCACTTTCAAGTTGAGGCCTGCTGAAGTGGCACCTGTGGGGCCGCCATGGCTAAATACAATCAGTGGGGGCTTATGGCCTTCGGGGGCTGAGTAGCTGGGGCTGTGTGGAGGATAGTAAAAACCATGGACGTCGCGGTCGTTTACCGTAAAGGTAATTGCCTGGGCGTTGGAGAAGAGATTGGTTGGTAAAGTACGGCTGTTACTGCTGGCTATAGGTTCCAAAGTGTGCGTAGCCGAGTCAAAAGTGACAACGGCTGGGAAACTGTCGGTGCCAGCGGCTATCATAATGGCTTTGCCATCTTCACAATGCAGGCTTTCAATATCGCAATAGGGCTGCTCGATAGTGTGGTGCTCACCGGTGCGGGTATTCAGGGTGGCCAGGTACCAGCGGCCGCTCTCAGTGAAAGTGCAGAGGACTTCTTCTTCGCCGATAAAGCCGTAGGTAGACATGCCGAATACC
This DNA window, taken from Microbulbifer sp. GL-2, encodes the following:
- a CDS encoding S9 family peptidase; the protein is MSEVPMTITAPYGSWKSAISAELLVEGSVRLGEATLIDGRYYWLESRPLEKGRNVLVQYCPKDGRKDLTPAPLSVRSKAHEYGGGSYLVNRDTLYFVLAEDQRIYRMKLDSTLPEAITPENSSRYADLILDKKRNRLICIEEDDSGHEQGAEARARIIAINLQKPLDTTPEVLQEGADFYSNPALNADGSKLSFLRWHHPNLPWDATELCLADLNTQGEVTGVTQVAGGQNESIFQPQWSPKGELVYVSDRNNWWNLYQLGQETPLWEKNAEFATPQWVFGMSTYGFIGEEEVLCTFTESGRWYLATLNTRTGEHHTIEQPYCDIESLHCEDGKAIMIAAGTDSFPAVVTFDSATHTLEPIASSNSRTLPTNLFSNAQAITFTVNDRDVHGFYYPPHSPSYSAPEGHKPPLIVFSHGGPTGATSAGLNLKVQYWTSRGFAILDVNYSGSTGYGREYRDRLTDKWGIYDVEDVCAGAEYLVERGLADPERLLIKGGSAGGYTVLAALTYHDTFKAGASHYGIGELSSLAKDTHKFESRYLDKLVGPWPSAEQIYFERSPINHVEQLSCPVIFFQGMEDKVVPPNQAETMVKALKERGIPVAYITFANEGHGFRSGDSIKMALEGELEFYSRIFKFPLAEAGPGITIENL